Proteins found in one Bacteroidales bacterium genomic segment:
- a CDS encoding DUF697 domain-containing protein, translating to MEEKQIKSKKEVTSESIIKRHMYWSVSAGLIPFPLLDIAAVTAVQTDMLKSLCNFYKVDYSQEKGKAWITALTAATLSSIIARTSASVVKVIPAIGTVVGMASMAIISGASTYAVGNVFVNHFEAGGTLQNFNTDNFKKFYIEKLEEGKDLAKKMKDKYKAYTKKKKGKDKEKTVISKLKELNKLKDQKLINEKEYTSMRNDILKQF from the coding sequence ATGGAAGAAAAACAAATAAAATCAAAAAAAGAAGTAACAAGCGAATCAATAATAAAAAGACATATGTATTGGTCTGTCAGTGCGGGTCTAATCCCTTTCCCTCTTTTAGATATTGCTGCAGTTACAGCAGTTCAAACAGACATGTTAAAATCTTTATGTAACTTTTACAAAGTTGATTATTCACAAGAAAAAGGAAAAGCTTGGATTACTGCCTTAACTGCTGCAACATTGTCAAGTATAATTGCCAGAACAAGTGCATCTGTTGTCAAAGTTATTCCTGCAATAGGTACTGTTGTCGGTATGGCTTCAATGGCAATTATATCAGGGGCTTCAACTTATGCAGTCGGTAATGTTTTTGTTAATCATTTTGAAGCCGGTGGGACACTCCAAAATTTCAATACAGATAACTTTAAAAAATTCTACATTGAAAAATTGGAAGAAGGCAAAGATTTGGCCAAAAAGATGAAAGATAAATACAAAGCTTATACAAAAAAGAAAAAAGGAAAAGACAAAGAAAAGACAGTCATTTCTAAACTTAAAGAACTAAACAAATTGAAAGATCAAAAACTGATTAACGAAAAAGAATATACTTCAATGCGTAATGATATTTTAAAGCAGTTTTAA
- a CDS encoding DUF1987 domain-containing protein yields MEDLIINKFRNGNEIFPFINLNANSGVCTISGSSYMQDPRMFFKPIIDWFKKFTFLKAGKLVVVYNLKSLNTGTSRVLYEILEILKEYKNRGGSVYIKWYYEDSYESYADDIIDITSGFGIDVDVLES; encoded by the coding sequence ATGGAAGACCTTATTATTAATAAATTCAGGAACGGCAACGAAATTTTTCCTTTTATTAATCTAAATGCAAATTCAGGTGTTTGTACGATCTCGGGAAGTTCATACATGCAAGACCCCAGGATGTTTTTTAAACCGATAATTGATTGGTTTAAAAAATTTACTTTTTTAAAAGCAGGAAAATTGGTTGTTGTTTATAACTTAAAAAGTCTGAATACAGGAACGAGCAGAGTTTTATACGAAATTCTTGAAATACTGAAAGAATATAAAAACAGAGGCGGGAGTGTATATATCAAATGGTATTATGAAGATAGTTATGAATCATATGCAGATGATATAATTGATATAACTTCCGGATTCGGAATTGATGTTGATGTATTAGAATCTTGA
- a CDS encoding N-acetylmuramoyl-L-alanine amidase: MFVLKRSIIISYLISLVLFGQISAQTPYFIEKKPLTGEGTFAFLRRYMLDDNSCNLSKFLSLNNIDKNTELLFDKSYKLPIYIYNYNGTSIRSTINNYDYNSALRIKDYNEKLLKNNLRKTHYTKSNLLWVPYSELHCKDNISNIEEIKTKPDIITTKTEVLFGNKYKEIKVSDEKLKNRVFYIVSGHGGPDPGARYVGKNHTLCEDEYAYDVSLRLARNLMQHSATVYIIIKDKNDGIRDEKFLLCDKDEKSYYNKEIPRKQKVRLKQRTDDVNGLYKKHKKLGVKSQILVSIHVDSRSYNKRQDVFFYHHSNSKSGKKTALSIHKTFEKKYRKVQKDRGYHGTVTARNLYILENTLPTAVFIELGNIRNTYNQKRIILSDNRQALANWIYLGLLEAVKGL; encoded by the coding sequence TATTGTTTGGTCAAATATCAGCTCAAACACCATACTTTATTGAAAAAAAACCTTTAACAGGTGAAGGTACATTTGCTTTCTTAAGGAGATATATGCTTGATGATAATTCATGTAATTTATCTAAATTTCTCTCTCTTAATAATATTGATAAAAATACTGAATTACTGTTTGACAAATCATACAAACTGCCGATTTACATATATAACTACAATGGTACAAGTATAAGGTCAACAATTAATAATTATGATTATAATTCAGCACTAAGAATAAAAGATTATAATGAAAAATTGTTGAAGAATAATTTAAGAAAAACGCATTATACAAAATCAAACTTATTATGGGTTCCTTACAGTGAATTACATTGCAAAGATAATATTTCAAATATTGAAGAAATAAAAACTAAACCGGACATTATTACTACAAAGACAGAGGTGCTTTTTGGTAATAAATATAAGGAGATTAAAGTATCAGATGAAAAATTAAAGAACAGAGTTTTTTATATTGTCAGCGGACACGGAGGGCCTGATCCGGGAGCAAGATATGTCGGTAAAAATCATACATTATGCGAAGATGAATATGCATATGACGTAAGCTTAAGGTTAGCCCGGAACTTAATGCAACATAGTGCAACAGTATATATTATTATCAAAGATAAAAATGACGGCATCAGAGATGAAAAGTTTTTGCTCTGTGATAAGGATGAAAAAAGTTATTACAACAAAGAAATACCGCGAAAACAAAAAGTTAGATTAAAGCAAAGAACTGATGATGTGAACGGTTTATATAAAAAACATAAAAAACTCGGTGTAAAATCACAAATATTAGTTTCGATACATGTTGATTCACGCAGTTACAATAAACGGCAGGATGTCTTTTTCTATCATCACTCAAACAGTAAATCAGGCAAAAAAACAGCATTATCTATTCATAAAACTTTTGAAAAAAAATATCGTAAAGTTCAAAAGGATAGGGGATATCACGGAACCGTAACTGCCAGAAATTTATATATATTAGAAAATACACTTCCTACAGCAGTTTTCATTGAACTGGGAAATATCAGGAATACATATAACCAAAAACGAATTATCTTATCGGATAATCGTCAAGCATTGGCTAATTGGATATATCTCGGATTGCTTGAAGCTGTTAAGGGATTGTAA